In Prunus dulcis chromosome 1, ALMONDv2, whole genome shotgun sequence, the following are encoded in one genomic region:
- the LOC117616290 gene encoding probable enoyl-CoA hydratase 1, peroxisomal, which produces MASHQSSPENLILVNREPNGIAFVTINRPKSLNSLTRPMIIDLAKAFKALSQDESVRVIILSGSGRAFCSGVDLTAAEDVFKGDVKDVETDTVAQMERCRKPIIGAINGFAVTAGFEIALACDIIVAAKGAKFVDTHARFGIFPSWGLSQKLSRIIGANKAREVSLTATPLTAELGERLGFVNHVVEGGELLKKAREIAEAIAKNNQDLVLRYKAVINDGLKLDLGHALALEKERGHDYYSGMTKEQFKKMQEFITGRGSKKPSSKL; this is translated from the exons ATGGCCAGCCACCAAtcctcgccggaaaatctcataCTCGTAAACCGCGAACCCAACGGAATCGCATTCGTGACGATCAACCGTCCCAAGTCGCTTAATTCGCTGACCCGGCCCATGATTATAGACCTCGCCAAAGCCTTCAAGGCCCTCAGTCAAGACGAGTCGGTCCGGGTCATCATTCTATCCGGGTCGGGTCGCGCCTTTTGCTCCGGAGTCGATCTCACGGCCGCGGAGGACGTTTTCAAAGGGGACGTGAAGGACGTGGAGACCGACACGGTGGCGCAAATGGAGCGGTGCCGAAAGCCCATCATCGGAGCCATTAATGGGTTCGCGGTCACTGCCGGGTTCGAAATCGCGCTCGCTTGTGATATAATCGTCGCCGCAAAAGGAGCTAAATTCGTGGACACTCATGCCAG GTTTGGGATATTTCCGTCATGGGGTTTGTCTCAGAAGCTTTCGAGGATTATAGGGGCCAACAAAGCGCGGGAAGTGTCGCTGACAGCGACGCCTTTGACGGCGGAGCTGGGTGAAAGGTTGGGGTTCGTGAACCATGTTGTTGAAGGGGGTGAGTTGCTGAAGAAAGCTCGTGAAATAGCTGAGGCCATTGCGAAAAATAACCAGGACCTGGTGTTGAGGTACAAGGCTGTTATTAATGACGGGCTTAAACTGGACCTGGGCCATGCTCTTGCACTAGAAAAG GAGAGGGGTCATGACTATTACAGTGGAATGACCAAAGAGCAGTTTAAGAAGATGCAAGAGTTTATAACAGGTCGGGGTTCAAAAAAGCCTTCTTCCAAGTTGTAG
- the LOC117616288 gene encoding putative ubiquitin-conjugating enzyme E2 39 yields MAPSSSSSVTPKTTTSKPNVFKRFDVVSDHSDHHYVNNKNGCGGGGRVQKKIMQEWKILEKHLPDSIYVRAYETRIDLLRAVVVGASGTPYHDALFFFDIAFPSDYPTHPPEVHYRSFGLRPNPNLYASGYVCLSLLNTWPGKGKEKWDPSQSTILQVLVSIQGLVLNKEPYFNEPGTGNRFGCEASLAYNEKVFVLTCKMTLYLLSRAPLNFKAFTAAFYRQRAGMILRACRAYANGRVVVGQYKDEDAGVAVTKVKRKFVASMVELYPQLFKAFQRTGASLEGLLEHLKVETRYPAPAKPRGKCIVKRAFDRLKTILGLGGSKKKTKEGEENENSNKKNDDGTKGNAGVAADAAAAAD; encoded by the coding sequence ATGGccccctcttcttcttcttctgtgaCGCCAAAGACGACGACGTCGAAGCCCAACGTGTTCAAGCGATTCGACGTCGTTTCGGACCACTCGGACCACCACTACGTCAACAACAAAAACGGCTGCGGCGGAGGCGGCCGGGTTCAGAAGAAGATCATGCAGGAGTGGAAGATTCTGGAGAAGCACCTCCCGGACTCCATCTACGTGCGCGCCTACGAGACCCGCATCGACCTGCTCAGAGCCGTCGTCGTCGGAGCCTCCGGCACGCCCTACCACGACGCCCTTTTCTTCTTCGACATCGCGTTCCCCTCCGATTACCCGACCCACCCGCCCGAGGTCCACTACCGCTCCTTCGGGCTGAGGCCAAACCCGAACCTCTACGCTAGCGGGTACGTCTGCCTCAGCCTGCTGAACACCTGGCCAGGAAAGGGGAAGGAGAAGTGGGACCCATCTCAGTCGACGATCCTCCAGGTTCTAGTGTCGATCCAAGGCCTGGTTCTCAACAAGGAGCCCTACTTCAACGAACCGGGAACCGGGAACCGGTTCGGATGTGAGGCGTCTCTGGCCTACAACGAGAAAGTCTTCGTTTTGACTTGCAAAATGACGCTGTATTTGCTCTCGAGGGCGCCGCTGAATTTCAAGGCTTTCACCGCCGCGTTCTATAGGCAGAGAGCGGGCATGATACTGAGAGCGTGCAGGGCCTACGCGAACGGGCGCGTGGTGGTGGGACAATACAAGGATGAGGATGCTGGTGTTGCGGTTACGAAGGTTAAGCGGAAATTCGTGGCGTCGATGGTGGAGTTGTACCCGCAACTGTTCAAGGCATTTCAACGAACAGGGGCCTCTTTGGAGGGTTTGCTCGAGCACCTGAAGGTGGAGACTCGTTATCCGGCGCCGGCTAAGCCGCGGGGGAAGTGTATTGTGAAAAGGGCGTTTGACagattgaaaacaattttgggattggggggatcgaagaagaagacgaaggagGGGGAGGAGAATGAGAATAGTAACAAGAAGAATGACGATGGCACGAAGGGCAATGCTGGGGTGGCTGCTGATGCTGCTGCAGCAGCTGATTGA
- the LOC117616287 gene encoding GDSL esterase/lipase At4g16230-like — translation MGGLSDRATISLGLVFQISTISFVLWKICLAQDVPANFVFGDSLVDVGNNNYIVSLSKANYVPNGIDFGKPTGRYTNGRTIVDIIGQQLGFKVFPPPYLSPSTTGPRILQGVNYASGGGGILNDTGKIFVGRINLDAQIDNFANTRQDIVSRIGLPAALKLFSRALFSVTMGSNDFINNYLAPVISIPEQKLISPEVFVAILISRYRLQLTRLYNLGARKIIVTNVGPTGCIPFERETTLAAGDFCVEKPNRLARLFNIQLKSLVKELSTNLEGSKFVYADVYRIVDDIIQNHISYGFENANSACCYVAGRFGGLIPCGPPSKVCRDRSKYIFWDPYHPSDAANVIIARRLLYGDTNDISPMNVVQLNQS, via the exons ATGGGTGGCCTATCAGATAGAGCAACCATTAGCCTTGGCCTTGTTTTCCAAATATCAACAATTTCTTTTGTACTTTGGAAAATATGCTTGGCACAAGATGTTCCTGCCAATTTTGTGTTTGGGGATTCTCTGGTTGATGTGGGAAACAACAACTACATTGTGTCACTCTCCAAGGCCAACTATGTCCCCAATGGAATTGATTTCGGAAAGCCAACGGGACGATACACAAATGGGAGAACAATTGTTGACATTATAG GTCAGCAGCTGGGTTTTAAAGTTTTTCCTCCTCCTTACTTGTCTCCCTCAACAACTGGACCTCGAATTCTGCAGGGTGTCAATTATGCTTCAGGTGGAGGTGGAATTCTTAATGACACAGGAAAAATATTT GTGGGTCGAATAAACTTGGATGCACAGATAGATAACTTTGCTAATACCAGGCAAGACATTGTCTCCAGGATTGGCCTTCCTGCAGCTTTGAAGCTATTCAGCAGGGCTCTCTTCTCTGTAACAATGGGTTCCAACGATTTCATCAACAACTACTTGGCGCCGGTTATCTCAATTCCTGAGCAGAAGTTGATATCTCCAGAAGTGTTTGTGGCCATTTTGATTTCAAGATACAGGCTGCAACTTACA AGGCTGTACAATTTGGGTGCAAGGAAAATTATTGTGACAAATGTAGGACCTACTGGGTGCATACCTTTCGAGAGGGAAACAACTCTAGCTGCAGGAGATTTCTGCGTCGAAAAACCGAATCGGTTAGCACGATTGTTCAACATCCAGTTGAAGAGCCTTGTGAAGGAGCTTAGCACCAATCTTGAGGGGTCCAAATTTGTTTATGCAGATGTTTATCGTATCGTAGATGACATTATCCAGAACCACATATCATATG gttttgaaaatgcaaattctGCATGCTGCTATGTTGCTGGGCGGTTTGGGGGTTTGATTCCATGCGGTCCTCCATCCAAAGTTTGTAGGGACAGATCCAAGTATATATTCTGGGACCCCTACCATCCATCCGATGCTGCTAACGTGATCATAGCAAGGCGTCTCTTGTATGGTGACACTAATGATATTTCACCAATGAATGTTGTGCAACTTAATCAATCTTAA